One Dehalococcoidia bacterium DNA window includes the following coding sequences:
- a CDS encoding glycosyl hydrolase 108 family protein, which yields MSFETAIDRVLAHEGGYVNDPADPGGETNFGISKRTYPDLDIKTLTREQAIEIYRRDWWERYGYERLPDAIGEHLFSFAVNMGSHMAHRLLQISVRDVGLDIEVDGVLGPYTVQQANAYRHPDVLLLLLKCGAVNYYRSLQKPRFLAGWVRRAMA from the coding sequence ATGTCATTCGAGACCGCCATTGATCGCGTCCTAGCCCATGAGGGCGGCTATGTCAATGATCCCGCTGATCCTGGCGGCGAGACCAACTTTGGCATCTCGAAGCGGACCTATCCCGATCTGGACATTAAGACACTGACCCGGGAACAGGCCATCGAGATTTACCGGCGGGACTGGTGGGAGAGGTACGGGTATGAGCGGTTGCCGGACGCCATCGGGGAACACCTGTTCAGCTTTGCCGTGAACATGGGTTCTCATATGGCGCATCGACTCCTACAAATATCGGTGAGAGATGTTGGGCTTGACATCGAGGTCGATGGAGTCTTAGGGCCGTACACCGTTCAGCAAGCCAACGCCTACCGGCACCCTGACGTGCTCCTGCTGCTGCTGAAATGCGGAGCGGTGAACTACTACCGCTCGCTTCAGAAACCACGATTCCTCGCCGGGTGGGTACGGAGGGCGATGGCATGA